A single region of the Pseudomonas sp. GGS8 genome encodes:
- the glcD gene encoding glycolate oxidase subunit GlcD: protein MNILYDERIDGALPNVDKAVLLKALQQEVPDLDILWREEELKPYECDGLSAYRTTPMLVALPRHLEQVQALLKLCHARNVPVVARGAGTGLSGGALPLDKGVLLVMVRFNNILHIDPAARTARVQPGVRNLAISQAAAPFGLYYAPDPSSQIACSIGGNVAENAGGVHCLKYGLTVHNLLKLEVLTLEGEHLTLGADSLDAPEFDLLALFTGSEGLLGIITEVTVKLLPKPQVAKVLLASFDFVEKAGRAVAEIIAAGIIPGGLEMMDNLAIRAAEDFIHAGYPVDAEAILLCELDGVEADVQDDCERVREVLQQAGASEVRQARDEAERVRFWAGRKNAFPAIGRLSPDYYCMDGTIPRRELPGVLKGIASLAQEYGLRVANVFHAGDGNMHPLILFDANQPGELERAEVLGGKILELCVKVGGSITGEHGVGREKINQMCAQFNSDELTLFHAVKAAFDPLGLLNPGKNIPTLHRCAEFGAMHIHAGQLPFPELERF, encoded by the coding sequence ATGAACATTCTTTACGACGAACGCATCGACGGCGCGCTGCCCAATGTCGACAAGGCCGTGCTGCTCAAGGCGTTGCAACAGGAGGTGCCGGACCTGGACATCCTCTGGCGCGAGGAAGAGCTCAAGCCCTACGAATGCGACGGTCTCTCGGCCTATCGCACCACGCCGATGCTGGTGGCCCTGCCCCGCCATCTTGAACAGGTGCAGGCACTGCTCAAGCTCTGTCATGCCCGGAACGTGCCGGTGGTGGCGCGTGGGGCCGGCACCGGGTTATCCGGCGGTGCGCTGCCGTTGGACAAAGGCGTGCTGCTGGTGATGGTGCGGTTCAACAACATCTTGCACATTGACCCTGCCGCCCGCACCGCGCGAGTCCAGCCAGGGGTGCGCAACCTGGCGATTTCCCAGGCGGCGGCACCGTTCGGCTTGTATTACGCGCCCGATCCGTCCTCGCAAATCGCCTGCTCCATCGGCGGCAATGTCGCGGAAAATGCCGGTGGCGTGCATTGCCTCAAGTACGGCCTGACCGTGCATAACCTGCTGAAACTGGAAGTATTGACCCTTGAAGGCGAACACCTGACCCTCGGCGCCGACTCGCTGGACGCGCCGGAGTTCGACCTGCTGGCGCTGTTCACCGGCTCCGAAGGCTTGCTGGGGATCATCACCGAAGTCACGGTCAAACTGCTGCCCAAGCCTCAGGTCGCCAAAGTCCTGCTGGCCAGTTTCGATTTCGTGGAAAAAGCCGGCCGCGCGGTGGCCGAGATCATCGCCGCCGGTATCATCCCCGGCGGCCTGGAAATGATGGACAACCTGGCGATCCGCGCCGCCGAAGATTTCATCCACGCCGGTTACCCGGTAGACGCCGAAGCGATTCTGCTGTGCGAACTGGACGGCGTCGAAGCCGATGTCCAGGATGATTGCGAGCGAGTCCGCGAGGTGCTGCAACAGGCCGGCGCCAGCGAGGTCCGCCAGGCCCGTGACGAGGCCGAGCGCGTGCGGTTCTGGGCCGGGCGCAAGAACGCCTTCCCGGCCATCGGCCGCCTCTCGCCGGATTATTACTGTATGGACGGCACCATCCCCCGTCGCGAACTGCCCGGTGTGCTCAAGGGCATCGCCAGCCTGGCGCAAGAATACGGCTTGCGGGTGGCCAACGTGTTCCATGCCGGCGACGGTAACATGCACCCGCTGATTCTGTTCGACGCCAACCAGCCCGGCGAACTGGAACGGGCCGAAGTCCTCGGCGGCAAAATCCTTGAACTGTGTGTGAAAGTCGGCGGCAGCATCACCGGCGAACACGGTGTGGGCCGGGAGAAAATCAATCAGATGTGCGCGCAGTTCAACAGTGACGAGCTGACCCTGTTTCACGCGGTGAAGGCCGCGTTCGACCCGCTGGGTTTGCTCAACCCCGGCAAGAACATCCCGACCCTGCACCGCTGCGCGGAATTCGGCGCGATGCACATCCACGCCGGGCAATTGCCGTTCCCTGAGCTGGAGCGTTTCTGA
- a CDS encoding diguanylate cyclase produces the protein MEKKGGKGLSLARRLYGSRILGLALGLLCVGAGMYPLDPAPWVWVVMLFNGVIWPHVAYQWARRAKVPYLAEHRNILVDAFLGGFWVAAMQFNPLPSAATLSMMAMHNVAIGGLRFLLMGAVAQVLGIGLGLLVFMPAFVPQTSPFQLYACLPLLSIYPMSLGWVCFRQAHTLGRHKRELLALSRTDSLTGLLNHGAWKDQLEIEFQRCRRQQQGGAIALIDIDHFKTINDTYGHVAGDIVLRQLSKILKQNLRAADVAGRYGGDEFCVLLPDLPLERAAVAMDALRARFATLGYEQTPALKVSLSIGLAAFNPAHNDATLWLNDADQALYEAKSTGRNRVICHGDGKPRKELLDSV, from the coding sequence ATGGAAAAAAAGGGAGGAAAGGGACTTTCATTGGCCAGGAGGCTTTATGGGTCGCGCATCCTGGGTCTGGCCCTTGGATTATTGTGTGTCGGTGCAGGGATGTACCCGCTCGACCCTGCGCCCTGGGTCTGGGTGGTGATGTTGTTCAACGGCGTCATCTGGCCGCATGTGGCTTATCAATGGGCGCGTCGGGCGAAAGTTCCCTACCTCGCCGAACACCGCAACATCCTGGTGGACGCGTTTCTCGGCGGTTTCTGGGTGGCCGCCATGCAGTTCAATCCGCTGCCCAGCGCGGCCACACTGTCCATGATGGCGATGCACAACGTGGCCATCGGTGGTTTGCGTTTTCTGTTGATGGGCGCCGTCGCGCAGGTGCTCGGGATAGGCCTCGGGCTGCTGGTGTTCATGCCGGCCTTTGTCCCGCAAACCAGTCCATTTCAGCTATACGCCTGTTTGCCTTTGCTGTCGATTTATCCGATGTCCCTGGGCTGGGTCTGCTTTCGTCAGGCCCACACGCTCGGCCGACACAAACGCGAGTTACTGGCACTGAGCCGCACCGACAGCCTGACCGGCCTGCTGAATCACGGTGCCTGGAAAGACCAGCTGGAAATCGAGTTTCAGCGTTGCCGGCGCCAGCAGCAGGGCGGGGCGATTGCGTTGATCGACATCGACCACTTCAAGACCATCAACGACACCTACGGCCACGTCGCCGGGGACATCGTCTTGCGTCAGCTGAGCAAAATCCTCAAGCAAAACCTGCGTGCCGCCGATGTCGCCGGGCGCTATGGCGGCGACGAATTCTGCGTACTGCTGCCGGACCTGCCGCTGGAACGCGCCGCCGTGGCGATGGATGCGCTGCGTGCTCGTTTCGCCACGTTGGGCTACGAGCAGACCCCGGCGCTGAAAGTCAGTTTGAGTATCGGCCTGGCGGCCTTCAACCCGGCCCACAACGACGCGACCCTGTGGCTCAACGACGCCGACCAGGCGCTCTACGAAGCCAAGAGCACCGGGCGCAACCGCGTCATTTGCCATGGCGACGGCAAGCCGCGTAAAGAGTTGCTTGACTCGGTCTGA
- a CDS encoding glutathione S-transferase, whose protein sequence is MKLIGMLDSPYVRRVAISAKCLGIPLEHKSVSVFRHFDQFQQINPVVKAPTLVLDDGEVLMDSTLIIDYLEALAAPGKSLIPDNPDRRVRSLRLIGLALAACEKSVQLYYERNLRPAEIQYAPWVERVEGQLAAAYSALERELEKQPLKTDGSIAQDGISLAVAWSFTNLVVPDQVEAAQFPRISAFTVYAEGLEVFVDTPME, encoded by the coding sequence ATGAAACTGATCGGCATGCTGGATTCGCCCTACGTGCGGCGCGTCGCCATTTCCGCCAAATGCCTGGGCATCCCGCTGGAACACAAGTCGGTTTCGGTGTTCAGGCACTTCGACCAATTCCAGCAGATCAACCCGGTGGTGAAGGCGCCGACCCTGGTGCTGGATGACGGTGAGGTGTTGATGGATTCAACGCTGATCATCGACTACCTCGAAGCCTTGGCTGCGCCGGGTAAAAGCCTGATACCCGACAATCCGGACCGACGCGTGCGCTCGTTGCGGCTGATCGGCCTGGCGTTGGCGGCGTGCGAAAAGTCGGTGCAGCTTTACTACGAACGCAACCTGCGGCCAGCGGAGATTCAGTACGCGCCTTGGGTGGAACGGGTCGAGGGGCAATTGGCGGCGGCGTATTCGGCGCTGGAGCGGGAACTGGAAAAACAGCCGCTGAAGACCGACGGCTCGATTGCGCAGGACGGGATTAGCCTGGCAGTGGCCTGGAGTTTTACCAACCTGGTGGTGCCGGATCAGGTGGAAGCCGCGCAGTTTCCGCGAATCAGCGCGTTCACCGTGTATGCCGAAGGGCTTGAGGTGTTTGTCGATACACCAATGGAGTAG
- a CDS encoding M20/M25/M40 family metallo-hydrolase, which translates to MTFKPPRSLLATSLGLTLALGAFIPAAFAEPHKQVLADAEQYKGEALKLLERLVNLDSGSGYEQGLTQVSDIAIEELKKLGATIELVPNTPDESNHVLATLKGTGKVKILLMAHMDTVFKEGSAAERPFQIKDGRAYGPGVMDDKGGIVAGIYALKILKNLDFKDYAQITFLLDASEETGSDVATDLIKKTAKAHDVTLNLEPGRPADGLVVWRKGSATAVVEVKGKAAHAGVAPELGRNAVMEAAHQILQLGKLGDEAKKTTINFTVLKAGDRTNVIPDQATAKADVRAAVPEEFDRIEKDLARVSKDKLIADTEVTTSLKRGLPPMPQTAESNRLMAMAQGIYGEIGRKLTEEGSGGAADASLSAGVGTPTLDGFGIVGGNIHTPEEYAEVESVAPRIYLLSRMIMELAKQ; encoded by the coding sequence ATGACGTTCAAGCCTCCGCGCTCCCTCCTGGCCACCAGCCTTGGCCTGACCCTCGCCCTCGGCGCCTTCATCCCCGCCGCCTTCGCCGAACCGCACAAACAAGTCCTCGCCGATGCCGAACAGTACAAGGGTGAAGCCCTGAAACTGCTGGAGCGGCTGGTGAATCTCGACTCCGGTTCCGGCTATGAACAAGGCCTGACCCAGGTGAGTGACATCGCCATCGAAGAGTTGAAGAAGCTCGGTGCCACCATCGAACTGGTGCCCAACACCCCGGACGAGAGCAACCATGTGCTGGCCACGCTCAAAGGCACCGGCAAGGTGAAGATCCTGCTGATGGCGCACATGGACACGGTGTTCAAGGAAGGCTCCGCCGCCGAGCGCCCATTCCAGATCAAGGACGGCCGCGCTTATGGGCCGGGCGTGATGGACGATAAGGGCGGCATCGTTGCCGGGATCTACGCGCTGAAAATCCTCAAGAATCTCGACTTCAAGGACTACGCGCAAATCACCTTCCTGCTCGATGCCAGTGAAGAAACCGGCTCGGACGTCGCCACCGACCTGATCAAGAAAACCGCCAAGGCCCACGACGTGACGCTCAACCTTGAGCCGGGTCGTCCGGCCGATGGCCTGGTGGTATGGCGCAAAGGCAGCGCCACCGCTGTGGTCGAGGTCAAAGGCAAGGCAGCTCACGCAGGGGTGGCGCCGGAGCTGGGGCGTAACGCTGTCATGGAAGCCGCGCACCAGATTCTGCAACTCGGCAAACTGGGCGATGAAGCGAAAAAAACCACCATCAACTTCACCGTACTCAAGGCCGGCGACCGCACCAATGTGATTCCGGATCAGGCCACGGCCAAGGCTGATGTGCGGGCGGCGGTGCCGGAAGAGTTCGACCGGATCGAAAAAGACTTGGCGCGGGTGTCGAAGGACAAACTGATTGCCGACACGGAAGTCACCACCAGCCTCAAGCGCGGCTTGCCACCGATGCCGCAAACGGCGGAATCGAATCGCTTGATGGCCATGGCCCAAGGGATTTACGGCGAAATTGGCCGCAAGTTGACGGAAGAAGGCAGCGGCGGGGCAGCGGATGCGAGTTTGTCCGCAGGTGTTGGTACGCCGACGCTGGACGGGTTCGGGATTGTCGGCGGCAATATCCATACGCCTGAAGAGTACGCCGAGGTCGAAAGCGTGGCGCCGCGGATTTACTTGCTGTCGCGGATGATTATGGAATTGGCCAAGCAGTAA
- a CDS encoding MurR/RpiR family transcriptional regulator — protein sequence MSRTDQPATTESTPDSDLPSPPINAERLLQLITEEYESLPRQLKRIASYMSQQSDRIMVDRISDIARECEVHPSAIVRFSQRFGFSGFSEMQALFREAYTHKTTPVQNYQQRIRSMIANKSQKASGGDLARECINATLSGIERLGLELDDQAFDKAVDLVVNADNIYVVGVRRSFAVADYLVYNLQHTNKRIHLVSGLGGSYREQMRSVRANDLVIAISFTPYGKETQHCLRIAQHHQAKTLIITDSNLSPLAKRANTVLLVNEGSSFAFRSLSATLCLCQALFIAVAYRLELKVDEIHEQAGFED from the coding sequence ATGTCCCGCACCGATCAGCCGGCTACGACCGAGAGCACGCCCGACAGCGATCTCCCCAGCCCTCCGATCAATGCCGAGCGTCTGCTGCAGCTGATCACCGAGGAATACGAAAGCCTGCCGCGCCAGCTCAAACGCATCGCCAGCTACATGAGCCAGCAGAGTGACCGGATCATGGTCGACCGCATCAGCGACATCGCCCGCGAATGCGAAGTGCACCCGTCGGCCATCGTGCGCTTTTCCCAGCGCTTCGGCTTCAGCGGGTTCAGTGAAATGCAGGCGCTGTTTCGCGAGGCCTACACTCACAAGACCACGCCGGTGCAGAACTACCAGCAACGCATCCGCAGCATGATCGCCAACAAATCGCAGAAGGCCAGCGGCGGCGATCTGGCGCGCGAGTGCATCAACGCCACGCTGTCGGGCATCGAGCGATTGGGGCTGGAACTCGATGACCAGGCTTTCGACAAGGCCGTGGACCTGGTGGTGAATGCCGACAACATCTACGTGGTCGGGGTGCGTCGCTCATTCGCGGTGGCCGATTACCTGGTCTACAACCTGCAACACACCAACAAGCGCATCCACCTGGTGTCGGGTCTGGGCGGCAGCTACCGCGAGCAGATGCGCAGCGTGCGCGCCAATGATCTGGTGATCGCCATCAGCTTCACACCCTACGGCAAGGAAACCCAGCACTGCCTGCGCATCGCCCAGCACCATCAGGCGAAAACCCTGATCATCACCGACAGCAACCTCTCGCCGTTGGCCAAGCGCGCCAACACCGTGCTGCTGGTCAACGAAGGCAGCTCGTTTGCCTTCCGCTCGTTGAGCGCGACCTTATGCCTGTGCCAGGCGCTGTTCATCGCGGTGGCTTATCGACTGGAATTGAAGGTCGATGAGATTCATGAGCAGGCAGGCTTCGAGGATTAG
- a CDS encoding alpha/beta fold hydrolase produces MLLLVVVIAVFVAWSWLSYPAIGYWLYDLNIALEARLYRLHKIVVPITEMTVSTWQGGPYEATSNVLMLHGYSADKNVWLRFARHFVNDYRVIIPDLAGHGETGFKAGGGYDIPVQAKRLIQLLDVCGVEKVHVIGNSMGGYIAAWLAANYPERIVSLALLDPAGVTAPEPSDMERHLARGHNPFLIHSREEFQHFYAMTMASPPWVPRIVLDAVAQRYEQQRDELEEIFRDFHASPPMEPKLPDIKCPALLLWGRKDRLIDVSSVPVWSKGIADLRVEIWDGVGHMPMVEQPTNTARLYREFLRAHHMTPTAS; encoded by the coding sequence ATGCTCTTGTTGGTTGTCGTTATCGCTGTCTTCGTGGCCTGGAGCTGGTTGAGCTACCCGGCCATCGGTTATTGGCTCTATGACTTGAACATAGCGCTGGAGGCCCGGCTGTATCGGTTGCACAAGATCGTCGTGCCGATCACCGAAATGACCGTCTCGACCTGGCAAGGCGGACCTTACGAAGCCACCAGCAATGTGCTGATGCTGCACGGCTACAGCGCCGACAAGAACGTCTGGCTGCGCTTTGCCCGGCATTTTGTCAACGACTACCGGGTGATCATCCCCGACCTCGCCGGCCATGGCGAAACCGGCTTCAAGGCCGGTGGCGGTTATGACATTCCGGTCCAGGCCAAACGGTTGATCCAGTTGCTCGATGTCTGCGGGGTCGAGAAGGTGCATGTGATTGGCAACTCCATGGGCGGCTACATCGCGGCGTGGCTGGCGGCCAATTACCCCGAGCGTATCGTTTCGCTGGCGCTGCTCGACCCGGCTGGCGTCACTGCCCCGGAGCCCAGTGACATGGAGCGACACCTGGCTCGCGGCCATAATCCGTTCCTGATTCATTCCCGTGAAGAGTTCCAGCATTTCTACGCCATGACCATGGCCTCGCCGCCATGGGTACCGAGGATCGTGCTGGACGCCGTCGCCCAGCGCTATGAACAGCAGCGCGACGAGCTGGAAGAAATCTTCAGAGACTTCCACGCCAGCCCGCCGATGGAGCCGAAACTGCCCGACATCAAATGCCCGGCGCTGCTGCTATGGGGCCGCAAGGACCGCTTGATCGACGTCAGCAGCGTGCCGGTCTGGAGCAAGGGCATCGCCGATCTGCGGGTGGAAATCTGGGACGGTGTCGGCCATATGCCGATGGTTGAACAACCGACCAACACCGCACGGTTGTACCGGGAGTTTTTGCGGGCGCATCACATGACCCCCACCGCCTCGTAG
- a CDS encoding VOC family protein has product MITPRFILLFVDNPAVSARFYEFLLERKPVEESPTFALFVLDDGYKLGLWSRHTAEPATTVTGGGTELAFPVESAEQVDALFAKWSALGLTMLQAPTELDFGRTFVALDPDSHRLRVFFPH; this is encoded by the coding sequence ATGATCACTCCCCGTTTCATTTTGCTTTTCGTGGACAACCCCGCCGTCAGTGCACGATTTTATGAGTTTCTGCTGGAGCGCAAGCCCGTGGAAGAGTCGCCGACCTTCGCCCTGTTTGTCCTGGACGACGGCTATAAACTGGGGCTCTGGTCACGGCATACCGCCGAACCTGCAACGACTGTAACGGGCGGCGGGACCGAGCTGGCATTCCCGGTGGAGTCCGCCGAACAGGTCGATGCACTGTTTGCCAAGTGGAGCGCTCTCGGGCTGACCATGCTGCAAGCACCGACCGAACTCGACTTCGGTCGCACCTTCGTCGCCCTTGACCCGGATAGCCATCGGCTGCGTGTGTTCTTTCCTCATTAA
- the glcF gene encoding glycolate oxidase subunit GlcF translates to MQTNLSEEARQLPRAEEADKILRTCVHCGFCNATCPTYQLLGDELDGPRGRIYLIKQVLEGAPATAKAQLHLDRCLTCRNCETTCPSGVDYHNLLDIGRAVIDQAVPRPAGQRLLRQGLRALAPNPNLFKSLLQIGATFRPLLPRGVEAKLPHDLPAPGERPAPRHARRVLMLEGCVQPGLSPNTNAATARVLDRLGISVISAPQAGCCGALDYHLDAQAMGLDRARRNIDAWWPHLENGAEAIVQTASGCGAFIKDYGHLLERDPVYAAKARRVSELALDLVQVLADEPLERVCAATDRRIAFHCPCTLQHAQKLGGAVEAVLTRLGFNLTAVPDSHLCCGSAGTYSITQPELARQLRDNKLNALESGHPDVIATANIGCQSHLNSAGRTPVRHWIELVDQVLR, encoded by the coding sequence ATGCAAACCAATCTCAGCGAAGAGGCCCGACAACTGCCCCGCGCCGAAGAAGCGGACAAGATTCTGCGCACCTGTGTGCACTGCGGTTTTTGCAATGCCACCTGCCCGACCTACCAACTGCTGGGCGACGAACTGGACGGGCCGCGCGGTCGCATCTACCTGATCAAGCAAGTGCTCGAAGGCGCCCCCGCCACGGCCAAAGCCCAGTTGCACCTGGACCGCTGCCTGACGTGCCGCAACTGCGAAACCACCTGCCCGTCCGGGGTCGATTATCACAACCTGCTGGACATTGGCCGCGCCGTGATCGATCAAGCGGTGCCGCGCCCGGCCGGTCAGCGGCTGTTGCGTCAGGGCCTGCGGGCACTGGCGCCGAACCCGAACCTGTTCAAGAGCCTGCTGCAGATCGGCGCCACCTTCCGGCCATTGCTGCCACGGGGTGTTGAGGCGAAGTTACCCCACGACCTCCCTGCTCCGGGCGAACGCCCTGCCCCTCGGCATGCGCGCCGGGTGTTGATGCTCGAAGGCTGCGTGCAACCCGGTCTGTCACCGAACACCAATGCCGCGACGGCGCGGGTGCTGGATCGGTTGGGGATCAGTGTGATTTCAGCGCCGCAAGCCGGTTGTTGCGGCGCGCTGGACTATCACCTCGACGCCCAGGCCATGGGCCTGGACCGCGCCCGACGCAACATCGACGCTTGGTGGCCGCACCTGGAAAACGGCGCCGAAGCCATCGTGCAAACTGCCAGCGGCTGCGGCGCGTTCATCAAGGATTACGGGCATCTGCTGGAGCGCGACCCGGTTTATGCGGCCAAGGCCCGTCGGGTCAGCGAACTGGCGCTGGACCTGGTGCAAGTGCTGGCCGATGAACCGTTGGAACGGGTCTGCGCCGCCACCGACCGGCGGATCGCCTTCCACTGCCCCTGCACCTTGCAGCACGCGCAGAAACTCGGCGGCGCGGTCGAGGCCGTGTTGACGCGGTTGGGCTTCAATCTCACAGCGGTGCCCGACAGTCATTTGTGTTGCGGCTCGGCGGGCACCTATTCGATCACCCAACCGGAGCTGGCCCGGCAACTGCGTGACAACAAACTCAACGCGCTGGAAAGCGGCCACCCCGACGTCATCGCCACCGCCAACATCGGCTGCCAGAGCCACCTCAACAGCGCCGGACGCACGCCGGTCAGGCACTGGATCGAACTGGTGGACCAAGTGCTGCGCTGA
- the glcE gene encoding glycolate oxidase subunit GlcE, protein MADFDASAALLDQVRQALENATPLRIQGGNTKAFLGREVAGEVLDTRAHCGIVSYDPTELVISVRAGTPLSELFAALDAAGQMLPCEPPSFGEGATVGGMIAAGLSGPRRPWAGSVRDFVLGTRVISGLGTHLRFGGEVMKNVAGYDLSRLMVGSYGCLGVLTEVSLKVLPKPRQCLSISLDIDCARALANLAQWGQQPLPISAASHDGQRLCLRLEGGEGSVAAAHQRLGGEPLDSAYWSDLNEQRLDFFNEGLPLWRLSLPNNLGPLDLPGEQLIDWGGAQRWLKSAADNIQSLAQKLGGHATCFSHGVTETPFQPLAPALLRYHRQLKAQLDPQGLFNPGRMYAEF, encoded by the coding sequence ATGGCGGATTTCGATGCCAGTGCAGCCCTGCTCGATCAGGTCAGGCAGGCGCTGGAAAACGCCACGCCGCTGCGTATTCAGGGAGGTAACACCAAGGCGTTTCTCGGTCGCGAGGTTGCAGGCGAAGTGCTCGACACCCGCGCCCACTGCGGCATCGTCAGCTATGACCCGACGGAACTGGTGATCAGCGTTCGCGCCGGTACACCGCTGAGCGAACTGTTTGCCGCGCTGGATGCGGCCGGGCAAATGCTGCCCTGCGAACCGCCGTCATTCGGCGAAGGCGCCACCGTCGGCGGGATGATCGCCGCGGGGCTGTCCGGGCCACGGCGCCCGTGGGCCGGCTCGGTGCGGGACTTTGTCCTCGGTACGCGGGTGATCAGCGGCCTCGGCACTCACCTGCGCTTTGGCGGCGAAGTGATGAAAAACGTCGCCGGTTACGACCTGTCACGGCTGATGGTCGGCAGTTATGGCTGCCTTGGAGTGCTGACCGAAGTCTCGCTCAAAGTGCTGCCCAAACCCCGACAATGCCTGAGCATCAGCCTGGACATCGACTGCGCCCGCGCCTTGGCCAATCTGGCGCAATGGGGCCAGCAACCGCTGCCCATCAGCGCCGCCAGCCACGATGGCCAGCGTTTGTGCTTGCGCCTGGAAGGCGGCGAAGGCTCGGTCGCGGCGGCCCATCAACGGCTCGGCGGCGAGCCGCTGGACTCGGCCTATTGGTCCGACCTGAACGAACAACGACTAGACTTTTTCAATGAAGGCCTGCCGCTGTGGCGCTTGTCATTGCCCAACAACCTCGGGCCACTGGACCTGCCCGGCGAGCAACTGATCGACTGGGGCGGCGCGCAACGCTGGCTGAAATCCGCGGCCGATAACATTCAATCACTGGCCCAGAAACTCGGTGGCCACGCCACCTGCTTCAGCCATGGCGTCACAGAAACGCCTTTCCAGCCCCTGGCCCCGGCGCTGCTGCGCTATCACCGACAACTCAAGGCGCAACTGGACCCGCAAGGGCTGTTCAACCCAGGCCGGATGTACGCGGAGTTCTAG
- a CDS encoding VOC family protein, with amino-acid sequence MSHPNFVSPDLIRQRFSKAMSDMYREEVPLYGALMELVEQTNRHVLDSDPQIARQLHSTGEIQRLDLERHGAIRVGTAAELATLARLFAVMGMQPVGYYDLTPAGVPVHSTAFRAVHEAALQVSPFRVFTSLLRLELIEDAELRAFAQSVLDQRSIFTPAALTLIERAETQGGLTEYEAQDFVAQALETFRWHHSATVTAEQYQQLSAQHRLIADVVAFKGPHINHLTPRTLDIDIVQAQMPAHSITPKAVIEGPPRRQCPILLRQTSFKALDEPIAFTDQAEMRGSHSARFGEIEQRGAALTPKGRALYDRLLNAARDELKAFPNEANAARYNALMAQHFGEFPDTVEDMRQQELAYFRYFATEKGLAAGLKDASLEDLLRDGNVRVEPLVYEDFLPVSAAGIFQSNLGDAAQTHYGVHSNQQAFEKALGRSTIDELELYAETQRRSIEACFAALGLKVTD; translated from the coding sequence ATGAGCCACCCGAATTTCGTCAGCCCTGACCTGATCCGCCAACGCTTCTCCAAAGCGATGTCCGACATGTACCGCGAAGAAGTGCCGCTGTACGGCGCGCTGATGGAACTGGTGGAACAGACTAACCGCCACGTGCTGGACAGCGACCCGCAAATCGCCCGACAGCTGCACAGCACCGGCGAAATCCAGCGGCTGGACCTGGAACGCCACGGTGCAATCCGCGTCGGCACCGCCGCTGAACTGGCGACCCTCGCCCGCTTGTTCGCGGTAATGGGCATGCAGCCGGTAGGCTATTACGACCTGACCCCGGCTGGCGTGCCGGTGCACTCCACGGCGTTCCGCGCCGTGCATGAGGCGGCGTTGCAGGTCAGCCCATTCCGGGTGTTCACCTCGCTGTTGCGCCTGGAACTGATCGAAGACGCCGAACTGCGGGCCTTTGCCCAATCGGTGCTGGACCAGCGTTCAATCTTCACCCCGGCCGCGCTGACGCTCATCGAACGCGCCGAAACCCAGGGCGGCCTGACCGAATACGAGGCACAGGACTTCGTCGCGCAAGCTCTGGAAACCTTCCGCTGGCACCACAGCGCCACCGTCACCGCCGAGCAATACCAGCAACTCAGCGCCCAGCATCGACTGATCGCCGACGTGGTGGCCTTCAAAGGCCCGCACATCAATCACCTGACGCCACGCACGCTGGACATCGACATTGTCCAGGCGCAAATGCCCGCCCATAGCATTACCCCAAAAGCGGTGATCGAAGGCCCGCCCCGCCGCCAATGCCCGATTCTGCTGCGTCAAACCAGTTTCAAGGCGCTGGATGAGCCGATTGCTTTTACCGATCAAGCCGAGATGCGTGGCAGCCACAGCGCCCGCTTCGGCGAAATCGAACAACGCGGCGCGGCGCTCACGCCTAAGGGCCGGGCGCTTTACGACCGTTTGCTCAATGCTGCCCGGGATGAACTCAAGGCGTTCCCCAACGAAGCCAACGCCGCACGCTACAACGCGCTAATGGCGCAGCACTTTGGCGAATTCCCCGACACCGTTGAGGACATGCGCCAACAGGAACTGGCGTACTTTCGCTACTTCGCGACCGAAAAAGGCCTGGCGGCGGGGCTGAAAGACGCATCGCTGGAGGATTTGCTCCGTGACGGGAATGTGCGGGTAGAACCGCTGGTGTACGAAGATTTCCTGCCGGTCAGTGCGGCGGGGATTTTTCAGTCGAACCTGGGGGACGCGGCACAAACCCACTATGGCGTGCATTCAAACCAGCAGGCATTCGAAAAAGCGCTGGGGCGGTCGACGATTGATGAATTGGAGCTGTATGCCGAGACGCAGCGGCGATCGATTGAAGCGTGTTTCGCAGCATTGGGTTTGAAGGTGACCGATTAG